A genomic region of Nitrospinota bacterium contains the following coding sequences:
- a CDS encoding cobalamin B12-binding domain-containing protein, translated as MAKGLIFVPRVDDRYYTADARLLSGILPWLGPEYVRLYAQVKGGHDVRVIYDDVDPGVDIYSMVAQAPPDTLIGISVTSLSYGAAARIMNIARAREMRVVLGGPHIRSAWRMILERRPYALCVTSSGEEAFLALLNDEPLDKAPGLAFVGPGGIRQNPGANVQYEELPMINTTIDYEPFFKRWDAASGSLYQNGGSRGVSIRGVKGCAKTKQCAFCSVERMESYDPVVRARQIFMERMDAAGRFGESVFIRECSDDLPNTECLEELGRLAQTGHDSPVYVYARIAPVLKKAELVRKAGYTHLLLGLESFSGASYDVMGKPAKSFHQLKALLEKTRSSGMFFYISGILGWPGESVETLEMARRNIEELLKYDHIKGIAIGCLLLYPDTEFYLKLMQEPGMAQKHLGRSEVLDYSELFSDWLARFSDGLKLDAIESILGGICSMDPRINYISGFVR; from the coding sequence ATGGCGAAGGGCCTTATTTTTGTCCCCAGGGTGGATGACCGCTATTACACGGCGGACGCGCGGCTGTTGTCCGGAATTTTGCCCTGGCTGGGCCCGGAATATGTGCGCCTGTACGCCCAGGTAAAGGGTGGGCACGATGTGCGGGTGATCTATGATGACGTGGACCCCGGGGTTGACATCTACTCCATGGTGGCGCAGGCCCCGCCCGATACCCTGATCGGCATAAGCGTCACCTCCCTTTCATACGGCGCCGCCGCGCGCATCATGAACATCGCCCGCGCCCGGGAGATGCGGGTGGTGTTGGGAGGCCCGCACATACGCTCCGCCTGGCGGATGATATTGGAGCGCAGGCCATACGCGCTGTGCGTCACTTCATCGGGGGAGGAGGCGTTCCTGGCGCTGCTCAACGATGAACCGCTCGATAAGGCGCCCGGCCTTGCCTTCGTTGGGCCGGGAGGAATTAGGCAAAATCCCGGCGCCAACGTCCAGTATGAAGAACTGCCCATGATCAACACAACAATAGATTATGAGCCTTTCTTCAAAAGATGGGACGCCGCCAGCGGCTCTCTTTACCAGAACGGCGGAAGCCGCGGGGTGAGCATAAGGGGTGTTAAGGGGTGCGCCAAGACGAAGCAATGCGCGTTCTGCTCGGTGGAGCGTATGGAGTCGTATGACCCTGTGGTGCGCGCCAGGCAGATATTCATGGAGCGCATGGACGCCGCCGGGCGTTTCGGCGAATCGGTCTTTATCAGGGAGTGCAGCGACGACCTTCCGAACACCGAATGCCTGGAGGAGCTGGGCCGGCTCGCCCAAACCGGGCATGACTCGCCGGTGTACGTGTACGCCAGGATCGCCCCGGTGCTAAAGAAGGCGGAACTTGTGAGAAAGGCGGGGTACACGCACTTACTGCTGGGGCTTGAATCTTTCAGCGGCGCGTCATACGACGTGATGGGCAAACCCGCCAAATCCTTCCATCAGCTAAAGGCGCTGCTGGAAAAGACCCGGTCGTCGGGCATGTTTTTTTACATATCCGGAATTCTTGGCTGGCCCGGCGAATCGGTGGAAACTCTGGAGATGGCGCGAAGGAACATCGAGGAGTTGCTCAAGTACGATCATATAAAGGGGATTGCCATAGGGTGTCTTTTACTGTATCCGGACACGGAATTTTACTTGAAGTTGATGCAAGAGCCTGGAATGGCGCAAAAACATCTTGGGCGCAGCGAGGTTTTGGACTATAGCGAGCTGTTCTC